The Buchnera aphidicola (Hyalopterus amygdali) genome has a segment encoding these proteins:
- the metG gene encoding methionine--tRNA ligase codes for MHSKYRKILVTCALPYANGPIHIGHMLEHIQADIWVRYQRMRNHEVWFISSDDAHGTAIMLKSEKLGIKPVQLIKKIREEHIIDFSKFNISHDNYHSTHCRENFFLLRKIFSSLVKNKLIDEKKISQFYDNVKKIFLPDRFIKGICPFCYAKNQNGDNCEVCGSIYEPTDLIDPLSVISNTTPILKNTTHLYFNLPVFTKMLKIWIKSGVLEKSVIKKTEEWLKSGLKSWGISRDGPYFGFKIPKFFNKYFYVWLDAPIGYISAFKNLCNKNKKINFSEFWKKDSECELYHFIGKDIIYFHTLFWPAILEAASFRKPNGIFVHGHLTINGLKLSKSRGILITASDWIKNFDSDSLRYYYASKLNNNIHDIEINLQDFIQKINTDIVNKLVNLASRSSSFIHKFFDSYLSSSLDNLDLYNHFVDISTKISNFFENREFSAIIRECVKLLDLANQYINKQQPWKIKKENFNKLHMICTMGINLFRLVMIFLKPIIPDLARKTEFFLLINLTWESIKKPLLSHKIKKFSKLYNRINTDIIEKLSI; via the coding sequence ATGCATAGTAAGTATAGAAAGATATTAGTAACTTGTGCCTTGCCATATGCAAATGGACCTATTCATATAGGTCATATGCTTGAGCATATTCAAGCAGATATTTGGGTTCGTTATCAAAGAATGAGAAATCATGAAGTTTGGTTTATTTCTTCTGATGATGCTCACGGTACGGCTATTATGTTAAAATCTGAAAAATTGGGAATAAAACCCGTACAATTAATTAAAAAAATTCGAGAAGAACATATAATAGATTTTTCAAAATTTAATATTTCTCATGATAACTACCATAGCACACATTGTAGAGAAAATTTTTTTTTACTAAGAAAAATTTTTTCATCTTTAGTAAAAAATAAATTGATTGATGAAAAAAAAATTTCTCAATTTTATGATAACGTAAAGAAAATTTTTTTACCAGATAGGTTTATAAAAGGCATTTGTCCATTCTGTTATGCAAAAAATCAAAACGGAGATAATTGTGAAGTATGTGGTTCAATATATGAACCAACAGATTTAATTGATCCTCTTTCAGTGATTTCCAATACAACTCCTATTTTAAAAAATACAACTCATTTATATTTTAATTTACCTGTTTTTACTAAAATGTTAAAGATATGGATAAAATCAGGTGTTTTAGAAAAATCAGTTATAAAAAAAACAGAAGAATGGTTGAAATCAGGACTAAAATCATGGGGGATTTCACGAGACGGTCCATATTTTGGATTTAAAATTCCTAAATTTTTTAATAAGTACTTTTATGTTTGGTTAGATGCTCCAATTGGTTATATAAGTGCATTTAAAAATCTTTGCAACAAAAATAAAAAAATAAATTTTAGTGAATTTTGGAAAAAAGATTCAGAATGTGAATTATATCATTTTATCGGTAAAGATATTATCTATTTTCATACGTTATTTTGGCCTGCAATATTAGAAGCTGCTTCTTTTCGTAAACCTAATGGTATATTTGTACATGGTCATCTTACTATCAATGGATTAAAATTATCAAAATCTCGAGGTATTTTGATTACAGCATCAGATTGGATTAAGAATTTTGATTCAGATAGTTTGCGTTACTATTACGCAAGTAAATTAAACAACAATATTCATGATATTGAAATTAATTTACAAGATTTTATTCAAAAAATTAATACTGATATTGTAAATAAATTAGTAAATCTTGCGTCAAGAAGTAGCAGTTTTATTCATAAATTTTTTGATAGCTATCTCTCTAGTTCATTAGATAATTTAGATTTATATAATCATTTTGTTGATATAAGTACAAAAATTTCTAATTTTTTTGAAAATCGAGAATTTAGCGCAATCATTCGAGAATGCGTAAAATTATTAGATCTTGCAAATCAATATATTAATAAGCAACAACCATGGAAAATAAAAAAAGAAAATTTTAATAAATTACATATGATTTGTACAATGGGTATTAATTTGTTTAGATTAGTTATGATTTTTTTGAAACCAATAATACCAGATTTAGCAAGAAAAACAGAATTTTTTTTGCTTATTAATTTAACGTGGGAGAGTATAAAAAAACCGCTTTTATCTCATAAAATAAAAAAATTTTCAAAATTATACAATAGAATTAATACAGATATAATTGAAAAATTATCTATTTAA
- the tilS gene encoding tRNA lysidine(34) synthetase TilS, with product MYLIKKIILKNKKNFFLIAYSGGIDSTVLLYKMIKIKKNYPKIQIRAIHINHNIQSSSNQWEEHCIEVCQHSHVPLILEKINTKFKKNVEEKLRIERYKIIFNHLMPDEILLTGHHLNDQCETLILSLKRGSGPTGLSGIYSERFFGQKKIVRPFLKIKKKELEQWANHKKIKWIEDFSNLNINYDRNFIRHKIIPILEKRWPFFLKNCSRTAMICSEETKLKNILLKEKIKNFINCDTSLNFSFFKNMKKEICTALIRYWISLKNIKMPSYKLIECIYNEIIFSKTDANPKIIIKKNEIRRYKNSLYFIKTQKNINNRLIFWHNQNKKLFLPNNLGYLIQNNKGFVLPAPKKNELINIRFQFEGKILIIGREKRRKIKKIWQECNIPPWLRTQIPLLFYNNHFISAIGVFVINREMYSRETEIQKKWIISWISDIEINSNNLFLFH from the coding sequence ATGTATTTAATTAAAAAAATTATTTTGAAAAATAAAAAGAACTTTTTTTTAATAGCATATAGTGGTGGAATAGATTCCACAGTTCTTTTATATAAAATGATCAAAATAAAAAAAAACTATCCTAAAATACAAATACGTGCTATCCATATTAATCATAATATCCAATCATCTTCAAATCAATGGGAAGAACACTGTATAGAAGTTTGCCAACACTCCCATGTACCATTAATCCTCGAAAAAATTAATACAAAATTTAAAAAAAACGTTGAAGAAAAATTAAGAATTGAAAGATATAAAATTATTTTTAATCATTTGATGCCTGATGAAATTTTACTTACTGGACATCATTTGAATGATCAATGCGAAACATTAATTTTATCTCTCAAAAGAGGTAGTGGTCCTACTGGATTATCTGGTATATATTCAGAAAGATTTTTTGGTCAAAAAAAAATAGTACGTCCATTTTTAAAAATAAAAAAAAAAGAACTTGAGCAATGGGCTAATCATAAAAAAATAAAATGGATTGAAGATTTTAGTAATTTAAATATTAATTATGATCGCAATTTCATACGTCATAAAATTATTCCAATATTAGAAAAACGTTGGCCTTTTTTTTTAAAAAATTGTTCTCGTACAGCAATGATATGTAGTGAAGAAACTAAGTTAAAAAATATTTTATTGAAAGAAAAAATTAAAAATTTTATTAATTGTGATACATCTTTAAATTTTTCTTTCTTCAAAAATATGAAAAAAGAAATATGCACAGCATTAATTCGATACTGGATTTCTTTAAAAAATATAAAAATGCCATCATATAAACTAATTGAATGTATTTATAATGAAATAATATTTAGCAAAACAGATGCTAATCCAAAAATTATTATAAAGAAAAATGAAATTAGACGCTATAAAAATTCTCTTTATTTTATAAAGACCCAAAAAAATATTAATAATAGATTAATATTTTGGCACAACCAAAATAAAAAATTATTTCTTCCTAATAATTTAGGATATTTAATTCAAAACAATAAAGGTTTTGTTCTACCTGCTCCTAAAAAAAATGAATTAATTAATATTCGTTTTCAATTTGAAGGAAAAATTCTTATTATAGGACGAGAAAAACGAAGAAAAATTAAAAAAATATGGCAGGAATGTAATATACCTCCTTGGTTAAGGACACAAATTCCACTATTATTCTATAATAATCATTTTATTTCTGCTATAGGTGTATTTGTTATAAATAGAGAAATGTATAGTAGGGAAACAGAAATTCAAAAAAAATGGATTATTTCTTGGATAAGTGATATTGAGATAAATAGTAATAACTTATTTTTATTTCATTAA
- the dcd gene encoding dCTP deaminase: MRLCDTDIEEWLNKKKLVITPLPKKELINGITVDIHLGNKFRVFYEHNASCIDLSSSHERIAVDLNKIMSYETIFSKQKPFFLKPGSLALFLTLESIKLPNNLVGWLDGRSSLARLGLMIHLTSHRIDPGWDGNIVLEIFNAGKLTLVLTPGIKIAVLSFELLSKSVLRPYNSRNESKYKSQNGVIPSRIYEE; this comes from the coding sequence ATGCGCTTATGTGATACAGACATTGAAGAATGGTTAAATAAAAAAAAATTAGTTATTACACCCTTACCTAAAAAAGAGTTAATTAATGGAATTACTGTTGACATACATCTTGGTAATAAATTTCGTGTTTTTTATGAGCATAATGCTTCTTGCATTGATTTAAGCAGTTCACATGAAAGAATTGCTGTAGATTTAAATAAAATTATGAGTTACGAAACTATTTTTTCTAAACAAAAACCATTTTTTTTAAAACCAGGATCTTTAGCATTGTTTTTAACTTTAGAAAGTATTAAGTTGCCAAATAATTTAGTTGGTTGGCTAGATGGACGTTCTTCTTTAGCTCGATTAGGTTTGATGATTCATTTAACATCTCACCGCATTGATCCTGGTTGGGATGGAAATATTGTTTTAGAAATTTTTAATGCAGGAAAATTAACATTAGTTTTAACTCCTGGTATAAAAATTGCTGTGCTAAGTTTTGAATTGCTTTCTAAATCAGTTTTACGTCCTTATAATTCTCGGAATGAATCTAAATATAAAAGTCAAAATGGTGTAATACCCAGTCGAATTTACGAAGAATAA
- the hisA gene encoding 1-(5-phosphoribosyl)-5-[(5-phosphoribosylamino)methylideneamino]imidazole-4-carboxamide isomerase, whose amino-acid sequence MIIPAFDFINGQPVRLYQGNYSNQTKYNINLYKLFQIYEKSGVQTIHLVDLDAAKNVKNRQLNIFKNIISCTNIPIQIGGGIRTEDDINIFLKLGVKRVVIGSSAIKNKKEVKKWFKIYGSNTIILALDVVIKDNKKEIAIHGWQDQTNLTLEEIVEYFEPAGLKHVLCTDICKDGTLSGPNTILYKEIVKKFKYIKFQASGGVATLKDISCLKNSGVSSIIVGRSLLEKKFTIQEALKCWQNASLHA is encoded by the coding sequence ATGATAATTCCAGCTTTTGATTTTATTAATGGACAACCAGTGCGTTTGTATCAAGGAAATTATTCTAATCAAACCAAATATAATATAAATTTATATAAACTTTTTCAAATTTACGAAAAAAGTGGAGTTCAAACTATTCATTTAGTTGATTTAGATGCTGCAAAGAATGTTAAAAATAGACAGTTAAATATTTTTAAAAATATTATTTCTTGTACTAATATTCCTATACAAATAGGTGGTGGAATACGAACTGAAGACGATATCAATATTTTTTTAAAATTAGGAGTGAAAAGAGTCGTCATAGGTTCTTCCGCAATAAAAAATAAAAAAGAAGTAAAAAAATGGTTTAAAATATATGGATCAAATACTATTATTTTAGCATTAGATGTTGTAATAAAAGATAATAAAAAAGAAATAGCAATACATGGTTGGCAAGATCAAACAAATTTAACTCTAGAGGAAATTGTCGAATATTTTGAACCAGCAGGATTAAAACATGTATTGTGTACTGACATATGTAAAGATGGAACTTTATCTGGTCCTAATACTATATTATATAAAGAAATTGTTAAAAAATTTAAATATATAAAATTTCAAGCATCTGGAGGAGTGGCAACTTTAAAAGATATTTCATGTTTAAAGAATAGTGGAGTTAGTAGTATTATTGTTGGTCGCAGTTTATTAGAAAAAAAATTTACAATACAAGAGGCACTAAAATGTTGGCAAAACGCATCATTGCATGCTTAG
- the hisF gene encoding imidazole glycerol phosphate synthase subunit HisF, with amino-acid sequence MLAKRIIACLDVNNGVVVKGVQFKNHKIVGDILSLSKRYTEEGIDELVFYDITASTENKLVDRSWIQKVAEVINIPFCVAGGIKSIEDVKNILSFGADKVSINSSALIDPDLITKIADRFGVQCTVVGIDSWFDTDKKKYMVQQYTGDVRRTYQTTWETLDWVEKVQNNGAGEIVLNMMNQDGLQSGYDLFQLCQIRKKCKVPLIASGGAGRIEHFYEALYYANVDGVLAASVFHKKIVNIKELKDYLIIKGMEIRTC; translated from the coding sequence ATGTTGGCAAAACGCATCATTGCATGCTTAGACGTAAATAATGGAGTAGTAGTAAAAGGCGTTCAATTTAAAAATCATAAAATTGTTGGTGATATTCTATCTTTATCTAAAAGATATACTGAGGAGGGTATAGATGAACTAGTTTTTTATGATATAACTGCTTCTACTGAGAATAAGTTAGTTGATAGAAGTTGGATACAGAAAGTTGCTGAAGTAATTAATATTCCATTTTGTGTAGCTGGAGGAATTAAAAGTATAGAAGATGTAAAGAACATTTTATCTTTTGGTGCTGATAAAGTATCAATTAATTCTTCAGCGTTGATTGATCCTGATTTAATTACAAAAATTGCTGATCGATTTGGTGTACAGTGTACAGTTGTAGGTATCGATTCCTGGTTTGATACAGATAAAAAAAAATATATGGTACAACAATATACAGGTGATGTTCGTCGTACTTATCAAACTACTTGGGAAACTTTAGATTGGGTAGAAAAAGTACAAAATAATGGAGCTGGTGAAATTGTTTTAAATATGATGAATCAAGATGGACTACAAAGTGGATATGATTTATTTCAATTATGTCAAATTAGAAAAAAATGTAAAGTTCCATTAATTGCATCAGGTGGAGCAGGACGAATAGAACATTTTTATGAAGCTTTGTATTATGCTAATGTAGATGGTGTTTTAGCCGCTTCTGTATTTCATAAAAAAATAGTAAATATAAAAGAATTAAAAGATTATTTAATTATAAAAGGTATGGAGATCAGAACGTGTTAA
- the hisIE gene encoding bifunctional phosphoribosyl-AMP cyclohydrolase/phosphoribosyl-ATP diphosphatase HisIE → MLNKKENLLKLNWIKTNGMMPVIIQDFLSNSVLMHGYMNQEALLKTQKEGFVTFYSRTKKRLWMKGEKSGNFLKVVDITTDCDYDTLLILVEPLGKTCHLEKKSCFFLKKKNNLGFLHILEETIEEKKKYGIETNSYTSNLYRSGTKRIAQKVGEEAVETILAAMQKDPDELINESSDLIYHLIVLLHDQNLNFNLVVENLKARRSKKL, encoded by the coding sequence GTGTTAAATAAAAAAGAAAATTTGTTAAAATTAAATTGGATTAAAACAAATGGCATGATGCCAGTAATTATACAAGATTTTTTATCTAATTCAGTTTTAATGCACGGCTATATGAACCAAGAAGCACTTTTAAAAACTCAAAAAGAAGGTTTTGTTACTTTTTATTCACGTACCAAAAAACGTTTGTGGATGAAAGGGGAAAAATCAGGTAACTTTTTAAAAGTCGTTGATATTACTACCGATTGTGATTATGATACTTTATTAATTTTAGTTGAACCCCTAGGCAAGACATGTCACCTAGAAAAAAAAAGTTGTTTTTTTTTAAAGAAAAAAAATAATTTAGGTTTTCTTCACATATTAGAAGAAACTATAGAAGAAAAAAAGAAATATGGTATAGAAACTAATTCATATACTTCTAATTTGTATCGATCTGGAACAAAACGTATAGCACAAAAAGTTGGTGAAGAAGCTGTAGAAACAATATTAGCAGCGATGCAAAAAGATCCAGATGAACTTATCAATGAATCTTCAGATTTAATTTATCATTTAATAGTTTTATTGCATGATCAGAATTTAAATTTTAATTTAGTTGTGGAAAATTTAAAAGCAAGAAGATCAAAAAAATTATAA
- the gndA gene encoding NADP-dependent phosphogluconate dehydrogenase, with product MSKQEIGVIGMAVMGKNLALNLANKQYTVSIFNRTQSVTENIIKCNKEKKIFGYFSIKEFVYSIKKPRCILLMVQSGQATDETIQSILPYLNQGDILIDGGNTFYQDTIRRNKDLVKYGINFIGMGVSGGEYGALNGPSIMPGGSKSAYELISPILKKISAKFKGEPCVSYIGPNGAGHYVKMIHNGIEYGDMQLISESYFILKSLLNVNNKELSDIFDNWNQGELNSYLIEITKNIFLKKEKNNTHYLIDSILDEAEDKGTGKWISKDALELREPLSLITESVFARYLSSLKDQRVLAAKILKGPTLKPISFENKENFIEEVRRALYLGKIISYAQGFSQLKKASEKYSWDLKYGEIAKIFRSGCIIRASFLEKITDAFQDNSVTNLLLTNYFSEISNQYEKSLRCVAIHAIKHGIPIPAFSSAITYYDSYRTVSSSANLIQAQRDYFGAHTYKRIDKKGYFHTNWFIKKEL from the coding sequence ATGTCAAAGCAAGAAATTGGTGTTATAGGAATGGCAGTTATGGGTAAAAATTTAGCATTAAATCTTGCAAATAAACAATATACTGTTTCTATATTTAATAGAACTCAATCAGTAACGGAAAACATTATAAAATGTAATAAAGAAAAAAAAATTTTCGGATATTTTTCTATTAAAGAATTTGTTTATTCAATAAAAAAACCTAGATGTATTTTACTAATGGTGCAATCAGGTCAAGCTACAGATGAAACTATTCAGTCTATTTTGCCTTATTTAAATCAGGGTGATATATTAATTGATGGTGGGAATACCTTTTATCAAGATACAATTAGAAGAAACAAAGATTTAGTAAAATATGGTATCAATTTCATTGGAATGGGTGTATCTGGAGGGGAATATGGTGCACTCAACGGTCCATCTATTATGCCAGGCGGTTCAAAAAGCGCATATGAACTTATTTCTCCCATTTTAAAAAAAATATCTGCTAAATTTAAAGGTGAGCCATGTGTTAGTTACATTGGTCCAAATGGAGCTGGTCATTATGTTAAAATGATTCACAATGGTATTGAATATGGTGATATGCAGTTGATATCTGAATCATATTTTATATTAAAAAGTTTGTTAAATGTAAATAATAAAGAGTTATCTGATATTTTTGACAATTGGAATCAAGGTGAATTAAATAGTTATTTAATTGAAATAACAAAAAATATTTTTCTTAAAAAAGAAAAAAATAACACGCATTACTTAATAGATTCTATATTAGATGAAGCAGAAGATAAAGGGACAGGCAAATGGATTAGCAAAGATGCCTTAGAATTGCGTGAACCACTCTCATTAATTACAGAATCTGTTTTTGCTCGATATTTATCTTCTCTGAAAGATCAACGTGTTCTTGCTGCAAAGATACTAAAAGGACCTACTTTAAAACCTATATCTTTCGAAAATAAAGAAAATTTTATTGAAGAAGTAAGAAGAGCTTTGTATTTGGGTAAAATTATTTCTTATGCACAGGGTTTTTCGCAATTAAAAAAAGCATCAGAAAAATACTCATGGGATTTAAAATATGGCGAAATTGCTAAGATTTTTAGATCCGGGTGTATTATTAGAGCAAGTTTTTTAGAAAAAATAACAGATGCTTTTCAAGATAATAGCGTAACTAATTTATTATTAACCAATTACTTTTCAGAAATATCTAATCAATATGAAAAATCTTTACGTTGTGTTGCTATACATGCAATAAAACATGGAATTCCAATTCCTGCTTTTTCATCAGCGATAACATATTACGATAGTTATCGAACAGTTTCTTCATCTGCTAATTTAATTCAAGCTCAACGAGACTACTTCGGTGCACACACCTATAAAAGAATTGATAAAAAAGGATATTTTCATACTAATTGGTTTATTAAAAAAGAGCTTTAA